CCACGTTTGAACCCCCGTGGTTAGCGGGGTCTGAGAGTTCCGAGGCACAGCGACCCCCCTGGGCGGCAGTATGTTAAGACTGGAGTTCAATGCCTCCTTGCATAACGTGTCCAGCCTGCAGTTGGCCGACCTGCCCTTCCTGATGCCGCATCCATTCCTAGGCAGCTTCCACGAGCACTACACCAACGTCCACTGCTACACCAGCTTGGTGGTGTGTGTGCCCGGCATCGTCagcaatgtcatcatcatctgcatccTCATGCGCAAGGACATGCGCAGTCCCACCAACCTGCTGCTGTCCTGGCTGGCTGTGTCTGGACGTGCTGACCATGGTGCCCTACATCCCCTTCGCCGCCAACTTCTATTGCCCTCCGGTCACGCCGGTCGAGGCTCCCGAGCGCTTCACCATCGGCTGGGTGACCTTCCTGCTGATGATGCTCAACACCACcagcatcacacacaccatctcCGTGTGGCTGGGCGTGTCTTTGGCGGCCTTTAGGCTCATCCACATTCGTTTTCCAGCAAGAGGTCACGTGGCCAAGGAAAAACGATTTCGCCAGGtattaaacatgttttgctgCTTGATGTTGCTTTCTGTCTTGTCCTTTTCTTGATTAAAAACTACTTTAGgttagaaaacaagaaaatgacgCATAGAAAGCATGTATTAGGTTCACATGGAACCTTTTTGTGAGAGAAATGGATTTTTGTAGGCGTCTTTCTCTAGAAAGACCGGGGGCTATTCACCCAGATATAGAGAAATGGTAGCTTTATCCAATTATTAGATAATAAGTCTTGCAAGCTTTTCAAAAGGAGGTTTATTGGTGATTGGAAATGGAGATGATTTCCTAGGTGGTGTGAGCTTAAGAGAGATGCATTAACCACTAATTGGTATCGGGTGACCATATTTTGCGGGCGCCAGGTACACAAAAGTCACAAGAAAACGGTCATTAAGTTAAACACAAGTTGTCGCATCGTGGGCCACGTGCAAACAGGAAATCTGCTGGAAACGAAAACCTTTTCTCAGGTTCTTGTAATTTCAATTACCACATTTTAGTTTCAGTATTTGTTCTGTTGCACAGGTCCAGGTGGTCATCGTGATGGTGATCATCGGGTGCGTGGTGTCCCTCATCCCCAACTTCACTGCCAACCGGGTGGAGGCGCTCGGAACTATCGGCAACGTCACCGTCTACCGCATCGCCGGCAGCACTGGCGACGGGTACGAGGAGAGCGCAATGGATGGAGAAGCTGGACAAGGGTTGCTATCCTTGAAGGACACCATCCTCCACTACAGCATCGTGGCCAAGCTGCTGCCCTGCGGGTTGATGCTGGGCGCCACCTGCCTCCTCTTTTATCACGTGACCATCGCAGGTCTCAAGAGGCGGCGGCGTCTGATGACCTTCTCTGCCGGTCCACAGTCCCTGTCGATGAGCAGACGAGCCAGCCAGCAGGCCCAGACCACGTGGCTGCTAGTGACAgtccttcttctcttcctcatcacgGAGCTGCCGCATGGAGTGCTTCTGATGATGAGCGTCAGAGTGACTGGCTTCTATCAGACCGTGTACTACCCTCTCTCGGACTTCTTTGACTTCCTCGCCCTCGTCAACAACGGCATCAACTTTCTGTTGTACTGCACCATGAGCCAGCAGTTTCGAAGTAAAGTGGCGGAATTCTTCCCGTGCAAGCGGTCTGCTTTAAGTTCCGGCGCAGAACGAAGGGCTgtaacatcatcagtgtgatTTCTTTCTGGAGGCCTGCAGGACGCCTTAAAATTGCTTCAAGGAATGGGGaatgtcttgtgtttttttttctccagaaaacAGGCTACAAAACGAGTCTCTTTTTTTGGGCAAGGAAACAATTTTCGCttgagtgttttgttttcaaggcGCTGAAGGATATCCCCACCAAAACTAAAGTGTCATGTGTTTGTATGAAGAGAAACAGTTCAACATCTCTACATATCAACCACAGTCATATTCGCTGTGCGTCTGAAGGCCTTGTTTGTTTATCATATAACTTGTATGCTTGATGCTTGTAAACCGTCTGGAGACTGGTGACCTTTTATAAAATAGGTATGCACTCTTTGACTGCAATCTTGTTAGAATTCTCTCTGTGTTCCAACATCACACAAAATGGACACAAATCAGAGGTAACGAGACAAAGCCAGTTTtcacttcattaaaaaaaattaccattgTCGTAGTGTCCACGATATACTAAGTTCAGAAAGTCTAATAGCAGTTCACATCTTTcgtgaggatttttttttttttggtaaaataaaACCACCATATATGatgacagtttatttttgacTGAAATAATTAGACGACTGGTGTcttgcaggtaaaaaaaattattaaagagaGCGCCATTTtattctgtagtgttttgtttcgctctgttttgttttgtgtttgagaTGCCTGTCTAGCTTTAATCCTGCTTCGTTTttaaagctgattttttttcttttcattaaaacaaacagaGCCTAACATTCTATTCCAGTCTAAGGCTGAATGATGAACTTGgctgagaagaaataaagtcaGCCCCGGGGGCGTTTGATACAAGATCTCGTTTAACCTCCCGAAAATTGGCCTCAACCAAGGTCGAGGATTTCTCAGTTTTGTCCCAGCATGCAGTTTTAATTAAATTCTTCAAGacgaagaaatgtttttttgccTTGGAAGAAAAGGCATCTAGCTGCCACTCTTGGGATAATAAGACTGGCTAGACTTGAGAGGACCTTTTGAACCTCAGTGAAAGTGTTGTCCCCTGACTGAAACACCCTGATTTTATAAGATAGATAAGTATATAAGCTCTCCCCCTTCACCATCTcagtccgtgtgtgtgtgtgtgtgtgtgtcttatatAAAGCTGTAATAAACAGTCACGTGCAGCATAGCGACTTTTCAGTCAACGACGGTCCACATGGTTCCCACAGGATTATCATGGAACTGAAGAGTTCCTATCACCTAGCGACAGTGGTTCTCATAAGATCATCCTGGATGTGAACAATTCCTATCACCTAGTGACGATGGTCCCTTCAGATCACAATGAAGCTGAATCATTCCCATCACCTAGTGACGAGGGTCCCAGAAGATAACAATGGAGCTCTTGTGGTGGCAGTCGTAGTGTAACACATCCCTCAGGTGTTTATAGAGAGGTTGGTTTACGAATACCGGCTTGTAGTTTATGAACAAAAGCTTATACCATGTACCACATGTAGTGCAGCAGATTTATACCATCTCAGTTTCcataaatacactttattatCTTCGCACAATCTCATAGCTACATTTTGTCAGAAAGTGTGTCCATCGATACGCGAAGCCTGATTTTACTAAAGAttgcgtctgtgtgtgagacATGATACACACCTACTTACGACCAATATATTTGAAGCCGCCCACGAAGTCCACTGAGAACATTCCACCGCCAGTTCTGTCTTATTTTATTAACTTCTGgaggaaaagttaaaaaaagaaaataattaatatccTCAACCTGATCTCTGCATAAAGCAGAACACGTATACAGAGCCTCTAATGCACTGCTTCTTAAATTCTCAGCCAGAGTTTGTCTTTATGTTATCAtgtcattattatatttttacagtatCCCTTCCCTGGTCCATTAAAAGTGTCTCCTGCTATTCGAGCTTCAAGTTCGAATTGAGGGAAGCGGAGGATAGTAGAAACACGGAGGGAGCAGTGGAAAAATCCAGCGAATAATAGTTTGCTTTACAAAGGTCTCGTTCTAGTCCgatatttagaatttttttaacgcGTGTGGACTTCCCAGAATTTCTCAGTTATTCTCCTGGAATGCTGatttttaaagtgtatttaaAGCTATTTATCCttagagaaattaaaaatttgaaacacGTTGGTCCAGCTGTGAAGCAGCAATCAAGGTACAATGTCCTCGGTGCTCTCCGATGGGTCCTCCTGTCTTTAAGTCATCAGACTATAGAAGGTTCTCAAAGGAGGGACACGGGTGCCAAGGGTCAAGGCTTGAtatcatcattttcttgtgacAAACCAGTACTTTCCCCTTgctaaaaaaattgcagtggccATGTGACCTGAATATGAACCTAGTGAACTATTTGAATAATGTCTGCAATATCTGTGTCTTGGGGTTAAATGGATTTAACCGACGAAGCCAGCTTTTTGAtgggacaggaaaaaaatggacGGGGAGAGGACTAACACAATCTGTCTAGCCGTGATTTCAAGTCTCCTTATGGAACTCCAACATGAAAAGAGTACTTTAATCTCAGCAAGTCTGGAGAAAAGAGAGACGGAGAGGCTATGTCCATCCATGGAGGCTGCTTTCCCTCTGAGTTTTTTAAAGACCTTGCAAGTCATGCCTCCGCCATTTATCTTCTCGTTGTCAGTCGTTTCTAGTCGAtatcagtttgcttttctcttttcaggTCTACTTGTGGTTCAGGATTATGCTTTTTTGTAtgtcagctttaaaaaaaaaacttagttcTTCTCTTCCAAGTTTTTTGGAACCAGAGAATTCCAGAGCCTGGTTGTTAACTCTAAAGTTTCCGGCTCGTAGCCCTTTGACTGAAAATATTCCCAGCCTCCTAACCATTCTGTCTATTTAGTCTACGGGTACTTCATTTCTTAGGGAAGGTGAACTGTCGCACTT
The Pomacea canaliculata isolate SZHN2017 linkage group LG2, ASM307304v1, whole genome shotgun sequence genome window above contains:
- the LOC112558150 gene encoding sex peptide receptor-like produces the protein MSSSSASSCARTCAVPPTCCCPGWLCLDVLTMVPYIPFAANFYCPPVTPVEAPERFTIGWVTFLLMMLNTTSITHTISVWLGVSLAAFRLIHIRFPARGHVAKEKRFRQVQVVIVMVIIGCVVSLIPNFTANRVEALGTIGNVTVYRIAGSTGDGYEESAMDGEAGQGLLSLKDTILHYSIVAKLLPCGLMLGATCLLFYHVTIAGLKRRRRLMTFSAGPQSLSMSRRASQQAQTTWLLVTVLLLFLITELPHGVLLMMSVRVTGFYQTVYYPLSDFFDFLALVNNGINFLLYCTMSQQFRSKVAEFFPCKRSALSSGAERRAVTSSV